In Nicotiana tabacum cultivar K326 chromosome 2, ASM71507v2, whole genome shotgun sequence, the following proteins share a genomic window:
- the LOC107770581 gene encoding nuclear transcription factor Y subunit A-5-like isoform X1, whose product MAIRAQALPNRSLEQTPTCFVPHFAVNNSTWWSSNEVQSSQSLSKNLTSEVVFLPPPCQQMKFLGLELQGDDSHSTQSNSNPPLEVTALGKTGSQDQCTSSGSVHDENYKRHKQAQIKPISFIRNPEYTTDCSQSEMAHSISHAPFGYSDPYLSGLYAAYGPHVFPQMMGIAPARLPLPLDLAEDGPIYVNAKQYHGILRRRQIRAKLEAQNKLVKARKPYLHESRHLHAVKRVRGSGGRFLSTKKVQESIPNDHINSSSSLDLVTREAHTSAFLSVRQDAAHNGVIFQQQQHDHRASSLSSHLAVSMQSSRSTGIS is encoded by the exons ATGGCTATTCGAGCTCAAGCTTTACCAAATAGAAGCTTAGAACAAACTCCCACCTGCTTTGTGCCTCATTTTGCTGTCAATAATTCAACATGGTGGAGTTCCAATGAAGTACAGTCTTCACAGTCTCTTTCGAAAAATTTAACCTCTGAAGTGGTATTTCTACCTCCGCCCTGTCAGCAGATGAAGTTTCTTGGTCTGGAATTACAAGGCGACGACTCACACTCTACCCAATCAAATAGTAACCCCCCGCTAGAAGTGACTGCTTTGGGGAAAACAGGTTCTCAAGATCAATGCACTTCTTCTGGATCTG TTCACGATGAGAACTACAAAAGGCATAAACAAGCTCAAATCAAGCCTATTTCTTTTATTAGAAATCCAGAATATACTACTGATTGTTCACAAAGTGAAATGGCCCATTCAATT AGCCACGCTCCTTTTGGTTACTCCGACCCCTATCTCAGTGGCTTATATGCTGCTTATGGACCTCATGTTTTT CCTCAAATGATGGGCATAGCACCTGCCCGCCTCCCACTACCCCTCGATCTTGCAGAAGATGGACCGATTTATGTAAATGCAAAACAGTATCATGGGATCTTAAGGAGAAGACAGATACGTGCTAAGCTTGAGGCTCAAAACAAACTTGTCAAAGCTAGAAAG CCGTATCTTCATGAATCACGGCATCTTCACGCGGTCAAGAGGGTTAGAGGGTCCGGAGGGCGTTTTCTTAGCACAAAGAAGGTTCAAGAATCAATTCCAAACGACCATATTAACTCGAGTTCTTCTCTGGACTTGGTTACACGTGAGGCTCACACTTCCGCTTTCTTGAGCGTCCGACAGGATGCTGCGCATAACGGCGTCATTTTCCAGCAGCAGCAGCATGATCACAGGGCCTCAAGTTTATCCTCTCACTTGGCTGTTTCCATGCAAAGTAGTAGGAGTACTGGCATTTCATGA
- the LOC107770581 gene encoding nuclear transcription factor Y subunit A-3-like isoform X2, which yields MAIRAQALPNRSLEQTPTCFVPHFAVNNSTWWSSNEVQSSQSLSKNLTSEVVFLPPPCQQMKFLGLELQGDDSHSTQSNSNPPLEVTALGKTGSQDQCTSSGSVHDENYKRHKQAQIKPISFIRNPEYTTDCSQSEMAHSISHAPFGYSDPYLSGLYAAYGPHVFPQMMGIAPARLPLPLDLAEDGPIYVNAKQYHGILRRRQIRAKLEAQNKLVKARKDTNWGRQIDWRVSSHLLLTWECMNPPKCTNFWRIRHAPNGISESPSNIDAVSS from the exons ATGGCTATTCGAGCTCAAGCTTTACCAAATAGAAGCTTAGAACAAACTCCCACCTGCTTTGTGCCTCATTTTGCTGTCAATAATTCAACATGGTGGAGTTCCAATGAAGTACAGTCTTCACAGTCTCTTTCGAAAAATTTAACCTCTGAAGTGGTATTTCTACCTCCGCCCTGTCAGCAGATGAAGTTTCTTGGTCTGGAATTACAAGGCGACGACTCACACTCTACCCAATCAAATAGTAACCCCCCGCTAGAAGTGACTGCTTTGGGGAAAACAGGTTCTCAAGATCAATGCACTTCTTCTGGATCTG TTCACGATGAGAACTACAAAAGGCATAAACAAGCTCAAATCAAGCCTATTTCTTTTATTAGAAATCCAGAATATACTACTGATTGTTCACAAAGTGAAATGGCCCATTCAATT AGCCACGCTCCTTTTGGTTACTCCGACCCCTATCTCAGTGGCTTATATGCTGCTTATGGACCTCATGTTTTT CCTCAAATGATGGGCATAGCACCTGCCCGCCTCCCACTACCCCTCGATCTTGCAGAAGATGGACCGATTTATGTAAATGCAAAACAGTATCATGGGATCTTAAGGAGAAGACAGATACGTGCTAAGCTTGAGGCTCAAAACAAACTTGTCAAAGCTAGAAAG GATACCAACTGGGGAAGACAGATAGACTGGAGAGTTTCTTCACATTTACTGTTAACTTGGGAATGTATGAATCCTCCAAAATGCACTAACTTTTGGAGGATCCGTCACGCACCCAACGGCATTTCGGaaagtccgagcaacatagatg CCGTATCTTCATGA